The genome window CCCTTTTCAAACATTGGACCTTCACAAATATATGAACAGTGTTTCTATTGAAACTATAGATTAATTGTGGGAAACTGATTGTGATTTTATGTAGCTAATTGATTGATTAAGATCAGAAACTTTCAGGAACtataatcaattttcaaaatgaatGTTTCTAACTATCTATAGAGGAAAGTCAAAAAGAATGTTTCACCCAAAAAGCAAGAGAAAAGCTTATCTTATTATTGCATTTGTAGAGAAACAAGAAGCTTAATCAGCAACATATGTATGGATTAAAAGCCAATATAACCATTCTTAGCCCATAACAATAGTTATGGTATACATCCTGAAACCCCAAACTCTACAGcttaccaaaaaataaaaagaaaaagtgaatcACTGTTCCTCACCATCCTCTTCTGCAAAACTCAGAGCTTGACAAACAGAGTCCTCCTCTGCTTCTTCCTCCATAGAAAAGTATGATTTCCGTCCCGTCAATTCGGCAACTCTTTTGGCTGGACCTGAATCCCGAGGACTTTCAGCCCAAACCCTGACAGTTCTAATCTTTGGTAGCACATCGTTGATCTTATCAATTGACTGCGGAGATTCATCCTGTGTTGCACCCTTTAGAATGACCACTTCACTAGGAATTTCCCACTTCTTTTTCACTCTGCTCTCACTCTTTTGATTCTTGCAGGATTCCACTACCCGTTCATTCGAAACACGCTTCTTATCGTGCCTGTTGCTCTCCTGCTTATCGTTTTGTGTTAAAGATCGCTTTCGAGCATCCTTCACCGTGAAATTCCCATTGCTTTGATTGCCAATCTGATTGTACCGGCTGCTCACAACTCTCCCAGGTTTCAATGGCTTCTTTGCTGTCAACGGTTTTTCTCCATCTTTGAACAGCCTTTTTGGCTGAATTGTAGAAAGAACCCCCTCGTCTTTCTTCACAGACCTTTTAGATCCTACCGTTGTCGCTGCCGCCTTAGGAGCAAGAACCTTGGAAACAGTTTTACGTGACTTGGGGCTAAGACTCAAGCTCTTACCTCTATCTCTTGTGCACTTGCCTTCATCAATATCTTGAAGCTTAAAGAAACAGGACTTGCGGCGACTCTGTATTGATTGTATGGGAGTTGTGGTTTCCTGTTTCAAGAATTGCCTTGATTTCGTTGCAGAAAATATCTCCGTTGGACCTAAACTAACCCCCCTTCGATTCATTTTTGCTTTAACACTTGAAAACAGAGGGTCTTCCATCTTTTTCGTCGTCTCCAGATTCTTGATGCTCTGTTTTTGCTCCATGAATTTCGCAGGCACTATTCTTCCTTTCATCGAAATGCTTCTGGCATTATATTCAGCTTTTTCCAGTCGAAGAGACTCGAGTTTCGCTGACAAACGAGCGACCTCCTTCTCTATCTCTTCAATCTCCATATCAATCTTTTTCTCATCACgctttttctcttcttccttgCAAACCCCACTCTTCATTTTCGCTGAAATTGGCTCTCTGGTGTTACCAGTAACATTCTTGGAACTAAGAGGCTTAACAACAGACGCAGTAGATTTGAAGGAAATTGGGGATTTTATCCAAAGGGGGCTCTGATTTTCTTTACTTCCATCAGATTCCAGTGACTGATTCACCGATCCTGAATTGAAATTACACCAAGAATCCTTGATGGCGTTTGTATCGTCAGATTCTCCATTGTCAAACGCCGCATTGTTCCAAACCTGAAGCTCTGGCACATTAAACGAATCTGGGTATTGAAGGATACTCATTTCTGTACACTTTAAAtcgagagaagaaaaaaaaaatcaacaaccaAATTTGAGCTTTTAAATGAATACGCAGAATTGAATGTCTTTGAAGGATATTGGTAAAAGggaatgaaatataaaaagcaATGGAAGGGAATTTATTTTCTTGGAAGATATATGACCGTTGGACAAAAGTAGACGTTAGAGAGTGTGTTGGTTAAATCTAAGCCGTTAGATCATATACGCTCCCATAGACGCTCCCATTtgatttaaaggttaaaaaataaataagaatttaAGATTTCACTGTATAACCGTAatcaatttctctttttttacaTCTTTATGTGCATTTactgttttctttaaaattagtcacattaatttatttaaatttttttaataatatttaatataacactatacataatttaaaagatataaaaattcaagaaaaaaatagtacTCAAGATTACCACAAGAGGTGATCATGAGTTGGACTACTTGGCCCGGCCCGATGGCCCGTccgaaaaatgggagggtttgggtaagaatataggctcgaaatatgagtttggacaaaaaatgaggcccgtttaaaaaacgggctgggcctcgggtaaaacttttttggccaGGCCCGGCCTGACCCGAAttatatagtaaatatatatttttttatttttaatcaaatatattatatatattaaatatatatttaaaatggtcCGGCCCTGGCTCAGGCTTAATAATTTTCTCTCAGGCCGGgtttggacaaatttttaggcccatatttcgggctgggcccaggcctaaaattttgtctaggcccggcccggcctatGATCACCTCTAATTACCACCGGGGTTgtcacatttaaaaatttaatgccTCAATCaatatttctgttaaaaatatattgataattttctAAGTCCGTTTGAGGAATTAAAAAAAGACACTATCAATTTACCAAATACAAATCTATGTATAAAAGGAGTTTGAGGGCTTTCCTCCAATGATAGGTATCCTATTCTATCTCTACtttttcattataaaataattaaaaaatatagttttgatTCATTTACTATGCTcacctttatattttaatttgacataatttgattcTTTATCTTTATAATGACATtagttaattcaaataattaacatTCTTAGCTATTAGTCTAACAAAATACTGACCATAACATTATAAATGGATAATATTAGTAATCACTcagtaacttttcatagttaaataaccaaaacaaaaacttagtAACAATGAGTGATTAACgatgtatttgaaaaataacGGTTTAACAATTCATGTTAATATCCGTTAACAAGTTAATGAATAGATGacttaaataatgaaatttcgaataattgattatttaaattgtaacttttttttaccTAATCATTCATTAATgatagattcttttacatgtAACTAACAAAAGTTATAAATCTTTAACTGTTACCTAATCTTCTATTTTGGTAATAGAAGTAATTAATTtggtgagttttttttttttttttgtcttggaGATGGTTTCTTTCCCAGGAAAACATAGTCGTTTTCATGGCTGGAGAAAGAGAAGGAAAGCAATGGAATTAATGAAGGGAAAGGAATTAATTTGGTAATTCACGTGGGAACTGAATCAAAACAAAGTCCAGATGGGATTTACAGGATAAAGCATGTAAATGGATAGCAACTAAAATGAGTGTGACCACATCTCTGTATTTTGTGGAACACTGTCATGCATGTGTTTAATATCTACCATGATTATAGTTTTAAAAGGCTCTTCCATGAACTGCAAACAATTTTtgacttaattcatttttaaaattatttttcgaaTACAACTCTGAGGTTATTATAATATGTATAACTTCAAAACTGACTTACTCCATTGGATTGTTTGAGATGTAATGGTGAGAGGCAAACTGGTGTTGTCATGTTCACACATATGATTCTTTTTCTACACCTACTTTGTTCAGTAGTAgcatctttttcttttggattgATAGTAATTTGGGAttctcttaaaatattttcttttctggttTCATTTTATAGTTTCTGATAAATAATCAATCAAGATGTGTTAAAAGCATGGGACTAGTCTATTGGCCTGGCAAGGAGAGAAGACCCTACAAGATATTGGTATCATGAATACGGAAAACCCTGTGCATATATACAAAGAAAGCAAAGCAACCGGTTTTTTACCTAAATaggataagaaaaaaaaaactagggtGTCAGAAAAAGTATTTACCAAAGTGGGTTACTTTTTTTCATTGGAGTCTATTAGATAGGcgttaatgaataaaaaatattaatttttttctttttttgaataaaatattttttaaaaatttaaataaaaatacggGTCAAAATACGGTCAACGGGTCAAAGAGGAAAACGGGTCGGGTGGCGCCTCATAGGGAGGGGCCAATGGgtaattttgtatgtatattgtaactttttgtatgaatattgtaattattttataattaatattgtaattttgtatgaatattgtaattttgtaattttatatgaatattataattttgtatgaatattgtaattattttataattaattttatatttatagttttttattagtattttgtatgaatattgtaattttgtaattttgtatgaatattgtaattattttataattaattttgtatttatagtttttgattagtattttgtatgaatattttaattattttataattaattttgtatttatatttttgattagtattttgtatgaatattgtaattttgtaattttgtatgaatagtgtaattattttataattaattttgtacttatagtttttattagtattttgtatgaatattgtaattttgtatgaatattgtaattattttataattaattttgtatttatagtttttgattagtattttgtatgaatattgtaattattttataattaattttgtatttatagttttggattaatattttgtatgaatattgtaattttgtaattttgtatgaatattgtaattttataattttgtatgaatattataattttgtaattttatatgaattttgtaattttgtaattttgtatgaatattgtaatattgtttgtatgaatattgtaattttgtaattttatatgaatattgtaattttgtaattttgtatgaatattgtaatattgtttgtatgaatattgtaattttgtaattttatatgaatattgtaattttgtatgaatattgtaatattgtttgtatgaatattgtaattttgtatgaatattgtaattattctataattaatttgttagtaatttaggattatattataaattttgtgtttgtaattatttaaaatttaatttattaagattaagctataaattgttgtgtttagtttagtatttggtgagtttaacataaaagtttataaaaaattaaaaattattttattaaaagtttaattataactgacttttttaatcatatagttgttgttaactcatttaattttttatataatgtaacttttatattatgtaattttatttgattttgtatttatttaacagtatttattgattttttgaaacaaatttttatataaaataataccaTTGGCGCCTCTCAACATGGCACCACTAATGGCACCTCTCAgataggcaccaccattggcgcctctgaGATAGGCACCAATACTATGTATTATACGGGTCATATACTAACCtggaaaatatttaattatattttataaaaaaaatttaatataaaatattcattggcgcctatctaataggcgccattaaaaaaaattaatatttttttattcattggcacctatctaataggctctaatgaaaaaagtaacctattttgataaatactttttctgacaccctatttcagtagtttttttttttttcttatcctATTTAGGTAAAAAACCGCGAAGCAACTATTGTGTTGTTAAAAAGACTTTTGGTAAAGCACCCATCACCAAAATACCCACATTCCTAGGAACCCCCTATATGTCTGAAAGAGAGTGCAAACAGAGAGTTGATGTAGAGAAGAGATGCACAAATGTCTAGTAAGCCTGGTTGGTGGGTTGTTTTCAATCACCCCATCTATAACTCTCCTAACCCAACTTTGCCTACGATGCCATGGTGTCTCTTGGAAATATGGATTATTTTGTAGTATTATTCCCACTTTTGCTTTGTGCTTACAGTAAAGCATAAGGGGAATATGTGACTCATTGACTTGGAACATTAGAATGAATTGAAAACGACAATTATCCCACTGATTTAACTCCACTATTTGGTTTAATCACCTTGAAATTATCTATGATTTTAATCCAAAACCTAGAAGACAACCCATGTATATGATACAACTGAGAGGAGGATAATTATTGGAGAATGcagataaatttaaaaccaccataaaacattaaaagagtaaaacaacataattaaaaagattaaaaacaaCAATGTTCCTGGTAATCAGGATTCAGGTCCCTCCCCTGTTTAAATTTAAACagaaaaaaagaacaacaaaCACATGTGTGCAACACTTATGACAAAAGGTTCACAAATCTCTTCATGTCTGCCTTCCTCTGCTGCTCCGGTTTGTAAACTATCTCCGCTGTAACAATTTGAATTGCAGGCCTTCAAAAAAACAagaatgaaaacataaaataagagCCCAAACTGTGATTGATATAGTCCACACAAAATTAAGGGCCCAAGGCAGTGGATGCAGGAATCATaccaaaaatttcaaagtgaGGTTCAGTATAATCCAGGAATGGGCACCCAAACGACgtaaaaatatgtttgataataTGGATCGTAATAGTAAGGAGGAAATCCAAATCCGGTTGGCACCATCTCTTGCCTAGGAGTAACCTTCTTCACTTCAACTCTCTTGTTGTTTAATAGATGGAAATTAGTTCGCAAAACAAGGTTGGCCGACTCCTCTGCTTCATATGTCACAAACCCAAACCCCCTGCTTCTCTTAGTTTCTTTGTCATGTATTACCACTGCATCAACTATGCTTCCAAATTTCTGGAAATATCCTTTGAATTCTTCATCTGTTATGGATCGAGGCAATCCTCCCACAAATATCTTCCTCTTCCCTATTTCTACTTTTGGTTTTGCTGGTCTCACCTCCACCTGATTTTTCAgttattcaataaattcatatatcaaaCATTAAGATGTAGAAAAGAGAAACAAGAAGATGTTACTTACTTTTCGACCAAGAATAACATGTTGTTGTTGAAGGGAAATTTGAGCTTTGGAAGGATCAACAAAAGTAACGAAAGCTATGGCTTTCTTAACGTCGACAACAACATGTTTAACTTCACCATACGCACTGAAATGTCGTCTCAATATCCTTTCATCCATCTCAGTAGAAATTCCATTTATGACCAACTTAGGATTCGTAAACTTCATCTCCCTAAACGATTATTTCAGACTAATTACACAAAAATTTAAGAAGGTTGAAAACTACACATAATACTTATAAGATAAAAAATGTGTTTACAGTGATCAACTCCAATTATACTTCCTTCTTTACATGGTTTACTTGTACTTGGtcattcattaattaaatttaaatatattgtttCCTTTTGTTGtctaatttaacctttttttttaattttaagtatttatttattaatttcaaaacaacaagttattaatattttgaacaaGTTAATTAGGCAAtgttacattaattttaaatacattagaattaattttttagatatctaaaccattaatatttttagttaacttgatgatataaatagatttctttatttcataaattatattagatatACACCCAAATATTATGTGTTGTAGTGCAAATTTTGGTcatacaaattttagaaatcaagatatgtaaattttaagattttgaaattcattgtttggataatttattgttttaaattatttttagaaattaaaatatttaaaacttaagatTTTGAATTAATCCAAATTCATTGTTTGGATAATTCCAATTTAGATTTggattcttaaaatattttctaaaatttaattatttaggaAGATTTAGAACATTGTTGTTTGAATTAGACTAGACCAACCTATCAAGTTGGGAACCAGCTAGGGTATTGGTCCGAAGAAAGGCATTCAACTGGTTGACTCGAGAATCAATATGGATtggttgaattgaaaaaaagatCAGTTGATCGGGTGGTTGAACCAGTTaaaccaatttatttatttttatgaatttttaattatttatttaataaaataggaCAGAACGGTCAAACCAATCGCACCGATCAAATCGGTTGGACCGAAAAACCGATGGCTAGATCGGTTCAACCACTAATTCTGTTCTAAAAACCTTGCTTttgagtgaaaaaaatattttctccaCTTTTTTATGAACAATTTAAGATAAATTGATTgcttttgtatattattttaaagactttcttttgaattattcttgaaccaaaaaaagtaattttttacttttatatattttaaaattttttgggttaaaatatttttttaaaaatctcaaCTTCAACGTATTATTAATACAAgtcatttatacttttttacacctaaataaaatcatataatttagtttataaTTGAATAAGTGGATTTATCGTAGGTATAAATTAAAAGACagattataaattaaaattgagagaattatggtataaatgaaatttttgaatatttatattgtatcatGTTAAATGCATGAAGCTTTGTCACTGTTTTCAAAACTGGATTAGACTAGTCGGTTATACTTGTTGAATTGGGAATTGGTCAAGgtaccaatttaaaaaaaggatCAAACAAGTTGACTTGTGAACTGACTGAACTGGTCAAACCTATCAATCAAACCGaatgaaccaattttttttctatttttttgataatttattcaattgaaccgagaaccaatggtctaattagtTTGCACACTGGTCCAGTTCTGAAAacattataagtaaaattatttatttattgggtTTTGAAGGTAAcgtaaaaacaaaaagaacaaaaaaaaaatcatgtcttCTAATAAAtcttggattttgaaattttcaatttttagaaaGGATTTTAAAATCCAAACCTTAACTCTTATAAAATTAGACTTGGATTTGTctaaattcaaatccaatttttttatttactatcTAAATAAAGAATTTGGAGGTTGAAATCCAAAtccatttttttcccaaataaTGGTCCAAAGAATAatatgttgttgttgttgaaagGAAATTTGCGCCTTGAAAGGatcaacaaaagtaacaaaagCTATGGCTTTGCTAAAGTAGATAACAACATGTTTAACTTCACCATATGCACTGAAGTGTTGTCTCAATATCCTTTTATCTATCTCAATAGAAATTCCATTTATAACCAATTTAGGATTTGTAAACTCCATCTCCTTAAACGATTACACAGAGAATTTAGAAAGGTTGGAAACTACACATAATACTTATAAGATAAAAAATGTGTGTATAAAGATAAACTCCTTTGCATGGCTTACTTGTTgtattcattaaataaatataaatatattgtttctttttactgtctaatttaacaattttaaaatttaagtatttatttaatattttgaacaaGTTAATTAGGCGCATGTAGCggtaaataatttatattacttAATGGgttttacattaattttaaatacattagaattaaaattttataaatttactaataaagtTTATGACAATATCAATTATGTTTCTACATCAATATTTTAGGCAACAGAAAGTGTATATTAAAGTCTTCTCCTGCAAATTTTGGtcatacaaattttatattttaattttgtaatttattttttcaaatttcttttagaaattaaaatatttaaattttaagattttgaaaattttggataatttattatttttaaattcttttggaaattaaaatatttaaaatttaagattttgaattaatctatatttattgtttggataattccaatttagatttggatttcaactaattttaagtcttaaaaatattttctaaaatttaattatttgggAAGATTTTGAACATCGTTGTTTGAATTGGACCAGACCAGCCTATCGAATTGGGAACCAACTACGGTAT of Gossypium raimondii isolate GPD5lz chromosome 3, ASM2569854v1, whole genome shotgun sequence contains these proteins:
- the LOC105794906 gene encoding uncharacterized protein LOC105794906 produces the protein MSILQYPDSFNVPELQVWNNAAFDNGESDDTNAIKDSWCNFNSGSVNQSLESDGSKENQSPLWIKSPISFKSTASVVKPLSSKNVTGNTREPISAKMKSGVCKEEEKKRDEKKIDMEIEEIEKEVARLSAKLESLRLEKAEYNARSISMKGRIVPAKFMEQKQSIKNLETTKKMEDPLFSSVKAKMNRRGVSLGPTEIFSATKSRQFLKQETTTPIQSIQSRRKSCFFKLQDIDEGKCTRDRGKSLSLSPKSRKTVSKVLAPKAAATTVGSKRSVKKDEGVLSTIQPKRLFKDGEKPLTAKKPLKPGRVVSSRYNQIGNQSNGNFTVKDARKRSLTQNDKQESNRHDKKRVSNERVVESCKNQKSESRVKKKWEIPSEVVILKGATQDESPQSIDKINDVLPKIRTVRVWAESPRDSGPAKRVAELTGRKSYFSMEEEAEEDSVCQALSFAEEDGEEQ
- the LOC105795989 gene encoding RNA-binding protein 1 — encoded protein: MDERILRRHFSAYGEVKHVVVDVKKAIAFVTFVDPSKAQISLQQQHVILGRKVEVRPAKPKVEIGKRKIFVGGLPRSITDEEFKGYFQKFGSIVDAVVIHDKETKRSRGFGFVTYEAEESANLVLRTNFHLLNNKRVEVKKVTPRQEMVPTGFGFPPYYYDPYYQTYFYVVWVPIPGLY